TGCAGGAAGGCATGGAAGTTAAAGGTATCGTTAAGAACCTCACTGACTACGGTGCATTCGTTGATCTGGGCGGCGTTGACGGCCTGCTGCATATCACTGATATGGCATGGAAACGCGTTAAGCATCCGAGCGAAATCGTAAACGTTGGCGACGAAATCACTGTTAAAGTGCTGAAGTTCGATCGCGAGCGTACCCGTGTATCTCTGGGCCTGAAACAGCTGGGCGAAGATCCGTGGGTTGCTATCGCTAAACGCTACCCGGAAGGCACCAAGCTGACTGGCCGCGTGACCAACCTGACCGACTACGGCTGCTTCGTTGAAATCGAAGAAGGCGTTGAAGGCCTGGTTCACGTTTCCGAAATGGATTGGACCAACAAAAACATCCACCCGTCCAAAGTTGTTAACGTTGGCGACGTAGTGGAAGTTATGGTTCTGGATATCGACGAAGAACGTCGTCGTATCTCCCTGGGCCTGAAGCAGTGCAAATCCAACCCGTGGCAGCAGTTCGCTGAAACCCACAACAAGGGCGACCGCGTTGAAGGTAAAATCAAGTCTATCACTGACTTTGGTATCTTCATCGGCCTGGACGGCGGTATCGACGGCCTGGTTCACCTGTCTGACATCTCCTGGAACGTTGCAGGCGAAGAAGCAGTTCGTGAATACAAAAAAGGCGACGAAATCGCAGCCGTTGTTCTGCAGGTTGACGCAGAGCGTGAGCGTATCTCCTTGGGCGTTAAACAGCTCGCAGAAGATCCGTTCAACAACTACGTTGCACTGAACAAGAAAGGCGCAATCGTAAACGGTAAAGTCACTGCAGTTGACGCTAAAGGCGCAACCGTAGAACTGGCTGACGGCGTTGAAGGTTACCTGCGCGCTTCTGAAGCTTCCCGTGACCGCGTTGAAGACGCAACTCTGGTTCTGAATGTTGGCGACGATGTTGAAGCTAAATTCACCGGCGTTGACCGTAAAAACCGCGTAGTTAGCCTGTCTGTTCGTGCGAAAGACGAAGCTGACGAGAAAGATGCAATTGCTTCTGTTAACAACAAACAGGAAGAAGGCAACTTCTCTAACGCTATGGCTGAAGCTTTCAAAGCAGCTAAAGGCGAGTAATCAAGCACGCTGTCTCATTTGCGCTGTAGCGCGACGTAAGTCGACCGTTATAGCGCAATTGATGATGAGCAACTTGACAGATTACAAGATTCGTCCTGTAATCAATGACAAAGGGCGGCTACGGCCGCCCTTGTTCAAGCTACTAAGCTAACCTTGCGTTGAAGGAGACCGGAGCAATCATGACCAAGTCAGAATTGATCGAAAGACTTGCAAGCCAGCAATCGCATATTCCGGCTAAAGCTGTTGAAGATGCAGTGAAAGAGATGCTGGAGCATATGGCCTCTACTCTTGCCCAGGGCGAGCGCATTGAGATCCGCGGTTTCGGCAGTTTCTCCCTGCACTATCGTGCACCACGCACCGGGCGTAACCCAAAAACAGGCGATAAAGTGGATCTGGAAGGTAAATACGTTCCGCACTTTAAGCCGGGTAAAGAATTACGTGACCGCGCCAATATTTATGAATAAGCCTTAGCCAACGCTAACGTTTACTCGTCGAAAGAGCACCCATTGGGGTGCTTTTTTCGTTTTTAGCATCGCTAATTTTTTCGGCCTACCTCGCAAAAATATGTCGCTGTAGTGTAACCCTGTAAACACCCCCCGACACGCGCCGCAAGCCGCGGAAAACGCTCCTGACATCGCTATCTCTGCATCTCATACTGCGCCTCATAACACGGAGGTAAGGATGAGACTGACCGCGCTGGCTGCCTGTATTACGCTCGGGATTATGCCGCTTGCATGGCTGCCGGCACTGCCGGGCATCAGCACACTCTGGTGCGTCATCATTGCCGGAACTCTGCTGGGTTGCCAACGCTACCTAGTATTGCGCTACGTTGGCATGACGCTGCTTTTTTTTGCATGGGGGATCCTTGCCGCAATGCAGGCTGTTTGGCCGGCCCAGCACCTGCCAGCAGCGCATCGCCAGATCGAGTTTGAAATTACCCAAACTGATAACGCGACTCGTCACCAGGGGAAAATCCTGCGTCTTGATGGTAAGTGGCTTCTTGCCGCTCCGGGCATTACGCTCTACGGGCAATATCTGCCCGCCCCGGCCTGCGCCGGGCAGCGCTGGGCGATGACCATTCGCGCGCGGGCCGTTCATGGGCAACTGAACGAAGGTGGCTTTGATGCGCAGCGCTACGCGCTGGCCTCGCATCAACCGCTCACCGGTCGCTTTATCGATGCCAGCTTACTGCAATCGCGCTGCAGCTGGCATGCAGACTATCTTCACTCGCTGAGCGAAGTACTGGCTGAACGGCAGTGGAAAGCCGTTATTCTTGCGCTCGGTATGGGTGAGCGTGCAGCACTTAGCCCGGAGATAAAGGAGGCCTTCCGTCAGACGGGAACCGCGCATTTGATGGCGATTTCTGGCTTACATATCGCGCTGGCCGCGATGCTTGGCTGGCTGTTTGCCCGAGCCGCACAGCTTCTCTTACCTGCACATTGCATTAACTGGCGTTTTCCACTCTTAACCGGACTAGTTTGCGCGGTCTGCTACGCCTGGCTTACGGGGTTACAACCGCCAGCGCTGCGCACGGCAATATCGCTTTGCGTCTGGGCGCTGCTGCGTCTTTCCGGCAGGCAGTGGTCGCCCTGGCAGGTGTGGATATGTTGCGTGGCCGCGATTCTGTTTATCGATCCGCTGGCGGTGCTCTCTGATAGTCTCTGGCTCTCCGCTTTTGCCGTTGCAGCTTTGCTGTTCTGGTTTCAGTGGTTTCCTGCGCCGCTGAAGGTGCGCACGCGGCTCGGGCGAGGCGCGCTGAACCTGCTGCATTTGCAGGTCGGGATGCTGTTGCTTTTACTGCCAATGCAGCTCGCTATCTTTCATGGTCTGAGCCTGAGCGCGCTGGTGGCGAATCTGATTGCCGTCCCGCTGGTGACGTTTGTGACAGTGCCGCTTATTCTGGCCGGGATGCTGCTGCATCTGTCCGACTCCATGGTTTTGCAGTCGCTCTGCTGGGCGCTGGCGGATATGAGCCTGGAGGCGCTGTTTACGTTTTTGCGCGGGTTACCGCCCGGCTGGGTCAATATAGACACGCGTTGGCAATGGCTCTCCTTTGCGCCCTGGCTGCTACTGATTGCGCTACGCTTTCGCCTGTGGCGCACGATCCCTGCCATCTGTCTGGGTTGCCTGACACTGCTCGCTTATCCCGTCTGGCGCAGCGCGCGGCCTGATAACTGGTCAGTGCATATGCTGGATGTCGGGCAGGGCCTGGCGATGGTGATAGAGCGTCGGGGAAGAGCGCTGCTGTATGATACCGGTACCGCGTGGCCCGGCGGAGACAGTGGCGCGCAGTTGATTGCGCCCTGGCTGCGCTGGCGCGGGCTGCGGCCGGAAGGGATAATTCTCAGTCACGATCACCTCGATCATCGCGGCGGCCTGGATTCGTTGCTGAAGGTCTGGCCGCAGTTGTGGATCAGAAGTCCCATTGGTTGGGCAGGGCATGCGCCCTGTTTTCGCGGCGAGCGTTGGCAATGGCAGGGATTAACCTTTACCGCGCATTGGCCGCTAAAAGAGACACGCTCGCAGGGCAATAACCGCTCCTGCGTGGTGAAGGTAGAGGATGGACGCTACAGCGTGCTGCTCACCGGTGATATTGAAGGGCAGGGGGAGATGGCGATGCTCAGCCATTACTGGGCGCATTTGCAGGCTACACTGATGCAGGTGCCTCACCACGGAAGCCAGAGCTCTTCGACCTTGCCCTTTATACAGCGTGTCGGCGGCGCGGCGGCACTGGCGTCAGCTTCGCGTTATAACGCCTGGCGTTTGCCCTCGGCGAAGGTTAAAAAACGTTACCAGCAGCAAGGCTATCAGTGGTACGACACGCCTCATCAGGGGCAGATCACCGTTTCATTTTCGCCTCAGGGCTGGGAAATCCACAGCTTACGCGATCAACTTTTACCACGTTGGTATCATCAGTGGTTTGGCGTCCCCCAAGATAACGGGTAGAATATGCGGCTATTTCAACAAGTGCTGGTTTTTTGAATGCATAACGACAAAGATCTCTCTACATGGCAGACATTCCGCCGTCTATGGCCGACTATTGCGCCTTTTAAAGCGGGGCTGATCGTGTCGGCGATCGCGTTAATCCTCAACGCAGCCAGCGATACCTTCATGTTATCGCTCCTCAAACCGTTACTGGACGATGGTTTTGGTAAAACGGATCGCTCAGTGCTGCTATGGATGCCGCTGGTGGTAATTGGCCTGATGATCCTGCGCGGCATCACCAGCTACATTTCGAGTTACTGCATCTCCTGGGTTTCCGGCAAAGTGGTGATGACCATCCGCCGTCGCCTGTTCAGCCATATGATGGGCATGCCGGTCTCCTTCTTCGACAAACAGTCCACCGGCACCTTGCTGTCACGCATTACTTATGACTCAGAGCAGGTGGCGTCATCGTCGTCCGGCGCGTTGATCACCGTTGTGCGCGAAGGTGCCTCAATCATCGGGCTGTTTATCATGATGTTCTGGTACAGCTGGCAGCTGTCGCTGATTCTGATCGTGCTGGCACCGATTGTGTCGATCGCCATTCGCGTTGTCTCCAAACGTTTTCGCAGCATCAGTAAGAATATGCAAAACACCATGGGGCAGGTGACAACCAGCGCAGAGCAGATGCTAAAAGGGCACAAAGAGGTGCTGATGTTTGGCGGGCAGGAAGTGGAAACAAGCCGCTTTGACAAAGTCAGCAACAAAATGCGCCTGCAGGGAATGAAAATG
This Kosakonia cowanii JCM 10956 = DSM 18146 DNA region includes the following protein-coding sequences:
- a CDS encoding ComEC family protein gives rise to the protein MRLTALAACITLGIMPLAWLPALPGISTLWCVIIAGTLLGCQRYLVLRYVGMTLLFFAWGILAAMQAVWPAQHLPAAHRQIEFEITQTDNATRHQGKILRLDGKWLLAAPGITLYGQYLPAPACAGQRWAMTIRARAVHGQLNEGGFDAQRYALASHQPLTGRFIDASLLQSRCSWHADYLHSLSEVLAERQWKAVILALGMGERAALSPEIKEAFRQTGTAHLMAISGLHIALAAMLGWLFARAAQLLLPAHCINWRFPLLTGLVCAVCYAWLTGLQPPALRTAISLCVWALLRLSGRQWSPWQVWICCVAAILFIDPLAVLSDSLWLSAFAVAALLFWFQWFPAPLKVRTRLGRGALNLLHLQVGMLLLLLPMQLAIFHGLSLSALVANLIAVPLVTFVTVPLILAGMLLHLSDSMVLQSLCWALADMSLEALFTFLRGLPPGWVNIDTRWQWLSFAPWLLLIALRFRLWRTIPAICLGCLTLLAYPVWRSARPDNWSVHMLDVGQGLAMVIERRGRALLYDTGTAWPGGDSGAQLIAPWLRWRGLRPEGIILSHDHLDHRGGLDSLLKVWPQLWIRSPIGWAGHAPCFRGERWQWQGLTFTAHWPLKETRSQGNNRSCVVKVEDGRYSVLLTGDIEGQGEMAMLSHYWAHLQATLMQVPHHGSQSSSTLPFIQRVGGAAALASASRYNAWRLPSAKVKKRYQQQGYQWYDTPHQGQITVSFSPQGWEIHSLRDQLLPRWYHQWFGVPQDNG
- the rpsA gene encoding 30S ribosomal protein S1; this encodes MTESFAQLFEESLKEIETRPGSIVRGVVVAIDKDIVLVDAGLKSESAIPAEQFKNAQGELEIQVGDEVDVALDAVEDGFGETLLSREKAKRHEAWITLEKAYEDAETVTGVINGKVKGGFTVELNGIRAFLPGSLVDVRPVRDTLHLEGKELEFKVIKLDQKRNNVVVSRRAVIESENSAERDQLLENLQEGMEVKGIVKNLTDYGAFVDLGGVDGLLHITDMAWKRVKHPSEIVNVGDEITVKVLKFDRERTRVSLGLKQLGEDPWVAIAKRYPEGTKLTGRVTNLTDYGCFVEIEEGVEGLVHVSEMDWTNKNIHPSKVVNVGDVVEVMVLDIDEERRRISLGLKQCKSNPWQQFAETHNKGDRVEGKIKSITDFGIFIGLDGGIDGLVHLSDISWNVAGEEAVREYKKGDEIAAVVLQVDAERERISLGVKQLAEDPFNNYVALNKKGAIVNGKVTAVDAKGATVELADGVEGYLRASEASRDRVEDATLVLNVGDDVEAKFTGVDRKNRVVSLSVRAKDEADEKDAIASVNNKQEEGNFSNAMAEAFKAAKGE
- the ihfB gene encoding integration host factor subunit beta, which codes for MTKSELIERLASQQSHIPAKAVEDAVKEMLEHMASTLAQGERIEIRGFGSFSLHYRAPRTGRNPKTGDKVDLEGKYVPHFKPGKELRDRANIYE